The Melitaea cinxia chromosome 8, ilMelCinx1.1, whole genome shotgun sequence genomic interval gttatacgCGTTAAATACTTAGTTCGAAAGTCAAATGACAAGAAAACTAAAAGACAGCTTTATAACAAGCTTACGCTTTTTAGCGGTCAATAAaatgagaaataatatttaatgaacataacataaaattagtattaaatgattcattatttaaaaaaatacactaaacccgaacttttatttcataaacCTAAACTATTAACAAGTCCACACGACTTTGAGACATttcttttaaacataatttctgaaataagattaaaacaagaaatattCAAATGAAATAGACACTTTTTATTCATTTGGCAAACCAATTTGCCATAAATATTTTGATCATGTGTTTTTGTAAGCATTGTTTGTAGTTTgtgtgaaaataaatatttttctgattCTGACATAAGAAATGAACAAACAAATGTACCTAtgtataattacttatttatagatACATATCTCATTTAATAGTATAGGAAATAACATATTGAACATGGTATGGtggtatatatgtaaatataaagtacctgggtgaccgtgCTTAGCttggtatttttactaaatcaagttttttggaaatcatattgaaatacgaattacatattaataaaatatgaataataattttcgatcttaccgacataataatgaAAAGTATGAACTGATTATTAAATCACGcctttacatacaaatataagcatataaatacaataatattactagGGGTGGGGGTTACTGGGGTGTAGGGCGGGGGTGAGTACGCTTAAGTGTGCGGCGTTAGGCTATTGGCTCGTCCCTGTCAAGTCTGTCATACGCGTCCTCGTCGCCCTCAGCTCGCCGACGTACGGGCTTGGGGGCGAACCCGTTCCTTAGGGCGTCAGGTCTTTTGGAGTGGGTCGCACACCCTGGTAATACTGTGGTCGAAACGGGCGCCGCAAACTACCATCTACCCCGGACTGCTGTAGCTAAGTGTGACAGGCCATCTGCCGGGTATAGTAGGTGACCCGGTGGATCTCAACTACAAATGCCTACCTGCGGTAGAGCCTCCGCACTTGACCGCTGTACGCGCGGATGACGGAGTCCTGGGAGGTTGAGTCGTGCCAGACCAGCCGACAACACGCCCCTTTGGTCCCGATTTCGTGCTAAACAGTAGCCCCCGGGTCTAACCAGCTTGGGGGAAACGGCTATACGTCCCGTCAGAGGGCTGTAGGTGAGGTGGAGGGGGAGAAGCGGAAGGCCATGCTGACGGAGTAAGGATGTGTGGAACAACTGGTAGATCCGAATCCGGTCTACCAGCCACACATAGCATGCGGCCCCCGGGCACGTGCGTCCGAGCTCCTGATGTCGCGCTGTACGCCAACTCTCTTCACCTATATCTGCTGGGCAGTCCTAGTGCTCATATAGCACTCCCAGTTGCGGGCTCGAAGGAGGGTAGGAAGCTCAGCAGATGAAGATTTTTCTTTACGAACTATGGATACCTCAGGATTCATAAAAAACACCGACAAAAAGGTGGTTTCGGAGGGACATCCCGAAGAAAACCCCAACAAAACAACTGCTGCGAACGCGTCCGGTGATCCAATCACAGGTTCTCCTGTGAGAGGGTCCCACGCTACAGATCGAGCAAAACAATGTAGGAAAGGGGGAAAAGGTAAGGAGACCAAGGGGCAACCCAAGGTTTCTAAACCCGCTCTACCGACatccacaaaaaaacaacaatCGAAGACAATGGTGGCCCCACGGGGCCCCCTTACCTCATCTACCTCGGGCCGCCCTGCGACGGTTGCGACGGCCTCTGCCATGGGAGGGAAGGTGGCAGCCAGGACACTGGAGGCCCCCCCAACGGTGACAGAGGCTGGAGAGACTGGTGCGGGGAGGGGGGCGGCCGTAGGTGCTCCACCGGCGTCCACGACCGGCGGAGCGAGAGCCGACGCTGAAGCAGATATGGTGCCATCCAGAAACGTGGTTTTGGCCCCGTCGGCTGACGCGGAAGCAATCGCAGCTACTGAGAAGGGGACGTCCGGGGGGTTGACTGCGGCCACCCTACCAGGACCGACCAAAGGAGGACCGTGGACGGTAGTCACCTCCAAAAAATCAAACAAGCCACAACAAACCAAGAAGGCCAATACAAACACTGCAAATTCTGAGAAAAGCGAGCCAGACAAACGCAGAAAGAGACCTAATGCTATAAACAGGTCGAAGAGGAAGCTAAGAGCTGAAAATGCTCTGGCACCAGCAACAGAGGTTAACCCGGAAGCAACGCCAGATCCTAAACCGGGTACCTCAAAAAATACCAACAAAAGGCATCATCCCGAGGATACGGTGACACCTAGCGGGGCCAACAAGAAGGCCCGCACTGGTGCGACACCCAAATCCTATGCAGCGGCCGCTAAATCCGATCTGATTGCGGCCGTCACAGCAACAAACGCGGGACACCTAACCAGGGAACAAGCGGAAGAAATAGAAGAGATGCTCAATAACAAACTCTGGTCTCTAGTTCAGGCCAGAGCTAGCAATCCACCCACGTTCCAAGGCAAACCGACATATGCTAACGGCTCCCTACAGCTGTGGTGCATGAACGTCGAGGCAATGGAGTGGGTGAGGAGTAATATCAACGGCCACACACTGACTTCCGGAGTCAGTTTAGAAGTTCGAAAGAAATCGGACTTACCAAGGAAAGTCAGGTGTGGAATCTTAATACCAGGTAAAACTGAGACAAGTAAGATTGGCGAAGCACTTCGCTACTTCAACCCCTGGGCTGAAGTAGATCGATGGTTGCTGCACGCAGCTCAAAAACAGGCTACAGGCACCTTTATAGTAGTCAGTATACCAGAGGACTTAATCCCTAGCATTCTAGAACGTGGACGGCAACTATGCTATATGCTGGGCGCCGTCTACATTAAGTTCGAAGAACGCAAGGGACGGTTTACTGACATACCACCAAAATCGAGAGAAACAACACCAACAGAGGAGAAACAGCCAGGGGATACCCCGATGATGGTAGAGGAGTCTACCCAACAACCGGGCACCAGCGGTGAAGAGAATGACACTCCCGAAGGCATCCTCTCGGACACTGCGCACGATCCGACGAACGCCGACATGGCGAGCGACGGTGATGAGGCGGATAGTGTCGGGGATTGGGCCCAAGGGATAAAAGAACTCGACCTCGGGACAGGGGACGACTCTGATGACGGAGTCCCTTTTACCCAGTAGTCGAGCTCTTCAAATCAATCTCCACCACAGCCTTACCGCTACGGCACAGCTGCGTAGGTGGTTGGAGATAAACAATACAGCTGTAGCCCTCATCCAAGAACCCTGGCTATCGGGGTCAGGGTCCATACAAGGATTAGGCAACCTCAAAGGTAAGCTCATAACAAGTAACGAACCTAACCCAAGGGCAACTATATTTGTCTCTAATAACATACCCGTGCAGACCCTAACAGAATTTTGTTCCAGAGATATCTGCACAATTAAAACAGCTAATCCCTCGAACACATCGCGGGGAGTAGTTCTCACGTCTGTCTATATGCCAGACGGAGAGGATCCCCCACCACAAGACCTAGTACGGCTGGTCAACTACTGCGAGTCAGAGAAATTAGACATCATCGTTGCAACAGACTCGAACTGTCATCACACAGTCTGGGGTAACGAAAAAACTAATAACAGAGGTAAGACACTTATTGAATACTTATCCACTACTAAACTATACATTATCAACACAGGTAACAAACCCACGTTCGTTACCAGGCGTGCTAGAACCATAATCGATCTCACGCTGGCAAACGACGGCGGGTCGAAACTCATATTGAACTGGCACGTGTCTGACGAAGCGTTCTGCTCAGATCACAGGTGGATACGCTTCGATCTAGGTCTAGTCCCAACACCTATACAACCCTATAGGAATGTGCGTAAGACTAACAAGGAAGAGTTTCGTGCAATGCTCGAAAAAGGGCTACAAGCACTTGACTGTCCTGAAAGAATAACAAACACTCAAAGTATAGAAGAACTAGTGGAGAAACTAACATCTTTGTTAACAAAATGCTACGAAGCAACATCCCCACTAATTCACCCTCCGGATAACCCAACCGACAAAAAATCATGGTGGGGCCCAGAGTTAAAACGCCTCAGAGCTAAGGTGAGGAAAACACTCAATAGAGCTATGAACACATATAACAACCAGGATTGGGATCACTACAGGAACGTAAAGGCCTTGTACAAGAAGCGAATCAGATACTGGAGAACTCGAGCATGGCGAAAGTTCTGCGAAGCGATCGAGTCGTTTGTGCAGGCCAGTAGAATCCGCAAAATCCTTACTGGGGACCCACAACGAGAACTGGCGTCCCTAAAGAAAACAGATAATACCTACACCAAATCATCAGAAGAGTCACACCAAGTGCTAATCCAGACGCACTTCCCTGACTGCACTATGGTTACCACAACTAGCTGGCAAGATACAAACCTCACCACATCAGACAGCGCCTGGAAGTGCGCAAGTGAGGTAATACAACCAAAGAGAATAGCGTGGGCAATCAGGAGCTTCCAGCCATTTAAAACGCCAGGACCAGATGGTGTATACCCTGCGTTTCTCAAATAGGGAGGCACAAAATTAAATCACACACTTAACACAATCTTTCAAGCCTGCCTAGCTTTTGGCTATGTGCCGAAATCATGGAGGGAAGTAAAGGTTATCTTCATACCTAAACCCGGTAAAGCAGACTACTCAGACGCAAAGTCCTATAGGCCAATCAGTCTCACATCCTTCCTCCTAAAGACCTTGGAGAGACTATGCGATAGGTACCTGAGAGATAACGTACTACCAAAAGTACCCCTACACAAGAATCAACATGCCTATAGTGCAGGTAAATCTACAGAATCAGCCTTACATGCTGTAGTGGGCAAGATCGAAGAAGCACTCATAATCAAGGAATCCTGCTTAGGCACCTTTATTGACATCGAAGGGGCTTTTGATAAAACAAATTTCAACAGCTTAGTTACAGCGCTAAACCGCCATAAAACAAACCCAACTATAATTACTTGGATCAGAAACATGCTGGCAAACAGGATCGTAAGAGTAGACAATAACAACAAACAAGGCGCTATCGTTGCTAAAGGATGTCCCCAAGGAGGGGTGTTATCACCCTTGCTATGGAACCTTGTAGTAAACGATCTAATATCCTTGCTAAACGACAACAGATATTATACAATAGGCTATGCAGACGACCTAGTTATACTCGTGGCGGGCAAGTTCACAAGTACACTTTGTGAACTAACTCAGACAGCCCTGCTATTAGTAGAAAGATGGTGAGAGGAGCATAACCTATCCATAAACCCGAACAAAACAGAATTAGTTATGTTCACGAACAAACGAGACTTGGGAAATTACACTCTACCAAAACTCTTTAACTGAACCCTGAATCTAACCTCAGAGGTAAAGTATTTAGGtgtaatactaaataataagcTAAGCTGGTCCAAACacatagataataaattaaacaaagccAGCATCATCTTCTGGCAATGCCGCAGGATGATTGGCAAGAGTTGGGGACTTACGCCCAAACTGACCCTATGGCTCTACACTGCGGTCATTAGACCCATGATCAGTTATGGTGCTGTGGTGTGGTGGCGTAGAACACTCCTCACCACAACGCAATCCAAGCTACAAAGCTGGCAGAGGTTGGTGTGCATGGCAATCACGGGCAGCATGAGAACCACACCAACAACGGCAATGGAGTCCATGCTAAATATCCTGCCACTCCACCTATTTATCCAACAAGAAGCTGCAGTTACTGCAGTAAGACTAAAGACTCACAAACTACTGTGCTCAACAGGCATACCACACATAAAAATTCTGGAAGACATAGCCAAAGACATTCCGTTCATGGAAGCACCAAATGACGGAATAcagatcaaatatatttttgataaaaaatacaaaatacagctAGAAGAGGATTCACGTGTAGCCTCAATTGGGCGAGACCTGAGCATCTTCACGGATGGCTCTAAAACGAAAACAGGGAAGCGGTATCTTCTCCGAAgacctaaatattaatatatcactaCCCATTGGTACCTATAACACAGTGTTTCAAGCAGAGTGCTTGGGTATACTTGAGGCAGCCAGAACAATATTATCGGACAGCATGTCAGTACTACAGGCACTGGATAGTAACTCGACCACGTCAGGTATAATCTATGAATGCCATAACACCCTGATGCAGGTAGGTGAAAATAATGACATCACACTGCAATGGATCAAAGGTCACAACAACACACGCGGTAACGACAGGGCAGATGAGCTAGCAAGAAGGGGGTCAAGTATGACGGCTATAGGGGCCGAACCGATTATACCGTTACCTTCTTGCTGGCTCAAAGGCCAAATTCGACAACGCATGAAACGCAAACATATCACACTATGGTCCGAAATTGAGGACTGTAGGCAAGCCAAGTTGGCGCTGCCAGAAATTGATGCAAAATTGGCAAGAATTCTAATAAATCTGGACAGACGCCAACTGAGACTAATAACTGCAGCACTGACTGGACACGGTCTGTATAACAAACACCTATTTAATATGGGCATTACGGACAGTCCCCTGTGCAGAGCTTGCATGGGAACAGAAGAAACGGCTACGCATGTACTTCTTTACTGTCCAGGTGTAGCGGCTTACCGGGCACAACATCTTGGCACCCTGAAGACACTTCCGGAGATCTTCAAGAAGCCAAAAAAGCTTCTGAAGTTTCTGGAGGAGCTTGGGTGGCAAGAGTGAACCGAATTACTCccacacacgcaaaataggcgcaaagtcgtcgagttgcggaaaccagcccgtgttaaccataccataccataccatacaataatattatatatatatatatatagctttatGGCAAATTTTatcatcttttatttattgtatatagtgagtttaaaataatttaaagactaAGGTATTATGCTTTCAAAACCTTattaaatagaaacaaaatttaatttaatttaaatgtatttaacaaACATATCTATTTACATGACTTATCGATAGCTCGTTGCCATTCAGTAAATTATTTATGCCATCTCTATTTGTCATATACTCATCAACGTAGTATCTATAGTTCATTTGCCTAGGATACGTATTAAGCAATTTGTGCAATACGCGCGCTCTATACTACTGTGTAATGTATACTCTAAGGCTATGTACATAAGGAACTTAACAGTCCTAAAATGGCAATAAAATCTTCTATGTATACAATTAGATAAGAgccgaaagaaaaaaaaaatacctaaaacgTCTTCTGTTACCtgttacacaagcattaagttgcttaccgtaggaacaaacgaccgtgtttgagtattattaaaaagaaatcaagACCATAATCAATTCAGTAACATACAAGATACAAgttaataagtttaaatatctttcaaaatttattattaaaaattcattcaGATCTCATATAATTTACATTTGACGCCTCTTGTAAAATCTATTTACATATCACGTGTCTCCACGTACGTGTCTACGTGTCACGTATTCCACTTTCATAGCTCTGTGAAAAAATCCACTATCTCATCACAGGAACTCGAGACTATTTTGAGAGCAGTAATATTGTctattatttcgctgtgatcttctgtaaggttgaggtacttttcAAGTCAGGCTGATCAAGATTTCAAGACATTCCCTGCTGTGTAtctcaataaaatatcaaatacgaCATATTATGGACATTAATGTCATTATAATAGTGTCTGTTACCATTTCAGGTAATATAATTGTTCAAAACATTTTCACTTCACTGTATAAACCTGTGCTAAGTAGGTGAGGTTGTGTAGAACCTTTTCATTGTGGAGTCGATGTCGACAATAGCGTTTCCTATGTCATGTGTTGTAGAACTTATAGTTTCAAACGCATTAGCCAAACGCTCCATTGCTCGTGCCTAAAAAACAGAATACAACGTTcaattcattataaaaataattaatttaattaactattatattataaactagccgacccgtgcccacttcgttgggcgttaattattattatattaaccaaataacatactttaaagaacaaattttatagcacttaaataaataatatgttgctccaacgccatctatcaaaaatcgagaaaacgtcgtcgatagactaaattaataacgtcgaaagactaataaattgttttctaatagcgattgatggcgctagtttatttaccattttgatattatattttaatctttttcttatttactgaattttttgttcaattacaataaaatgtagcctatgttactcctgaatagtgtagctttctgttagtgaaagaattttcatgatcggatcagtatttgcgaagattaccccctacatacaaacaaagttataaactttacctctttataatattagtatagactattctctataatataaaaatgagtcgctgaatgtgttgctaagcgcaaaactcgagaacggttggaccgatttcgctaattctttttttaaaatattccttgaagtacgaggatggttcttacggagagaaaaattctaaaaaaaaaaaaattaaatttcctgaaaaagtctaaaaacaacacttttctatactcccatacaaaagatttgtgataatacttaaaagtcaatttgaactttaataccatacgataaagtttgtgttaggcgatacgaagttcgccgggtcagctagttatattataaatcaaaattaatcatAATGATCAATTTGTTGGGATAGTTGGATGTTTGTTGATCTTTCACGAAAAAACTACTTAACTCCTTACAAAGACATTACGTAGAGCTAGAGAGATTGTGAAAAAcgcataggctacttttatcccGATATACCCACGGGATAGGAATTTACGCGGGTGAACCGCGAGGCTGGTATTCTGTAAtagtaaatttgtttattatgaaCACTTGTAAACTCAGGACACTGACGCCGATTATTTCAAACACATCTTGGagataaaacaaacaataagtGCTGAAATGTGACCGAGACGAAAAACACGTAGAAAAAGACAGAGGGCGCTGTACGTGAGATGTAAAAAAGTTTAACCTAAAGCCGAAAATATATCCTtcgaaaatgtatataatatttgggATACCATCTAAATAAGCTCGCAAAAGCGCAAGAATATAAGAGTTTAccactttttcggattttatcccGTTTTATTAAGGTTTTCAGATGCCCAACGTTGACCCGTGTTATTTAgttgttattaagttttttagttttttagacGACGACGATAGCTCCCGTGACcatgattgctgtaaagtatccgaaacgtcctAACGAACCGAGTTATACGAATCTATCAGATCTTATAGACTCTCATAATCCtatatgagaatttggtctgcatttgtccatgttttatgagatattttccATAGGGGATCCGAAATCGTTGTTGTCAATAAAATGAGTGGAATTCGCATAAACATTAGAACATTACTTACTTGAATCTGTGATGCTTCAGCCAATCGTTCCATGGCCTGTGTGTGAGCGTTAGACGCGTGAGCCAACTGCATCATAGCCATTGCTTGCTCGCCCATCGATTTCACCtaaaatcattgaaaatataCTTATTGATTCAGTCTGAGTTCGACTAACATAAATTACGATTGCGATTCCGTCAGTtagatcccactgctgggcatttcTGGACCTCTTCTCACTTTCATTTTTCTGGGCCTCTTTCGCCATGCAGAGGGTTTGGAGGGCaaccactgcgggttggcggatacatttcctactatgagtaacgatcgctatcagatacttatgataacaaccaggacagcttaacgtgctcttcgaggcagctgggaagacccacaaggccagacatctaaaccggaacgaaatctttgtataaatacattCATCCCGAGTGGAAATTGAACCCGCAAgccatcggtgttttaggcgcctacaagcaccactacaccagcgTAGTTTTTTAACTATACACTAAcatcaatattacaataatctTAGCAGCATCAGTTGAATTACCAACAGATTAAGAAAGCCCATATTTCTTTGCCTTATATTAACATGCACACACGGTattctgttcctaaggtaactTAAAACCTGTGTAAAGTTAAGTACAACTGACATAAAGAACAAAAGGCGTTGACTAAAAGTCTATATTTACCAATTTCTCCATAACACGCATCTGTCGTTCCTCTATATTTGTTGATTCCTCAAAATTAAGAACAGGTTCGCTTTCATGGTTCTGATCCATATTATCATCGAAAAATGCTTCTTCCGTATAGTGCGATTCGAGTTTTACTGAGTTACGACTTTCTGCAGTAAATATGAGTTAATAagtatactattttatattttggctaggctttagattaagaaccgcattTTAAGGTTAGATAGGTTAGAAGTCAGAGTTaagaaaagtaatatttttttgtaactaaattatgtcgataaacagtctaatttggtagttagataggttagggttattttttttttttttgtaacgaaattatgccaaTAAACGATCAAATTTtaagcttagataattcgacggttcttaatctaaagccttacctatattttaataatttaagcatattataatacacataaataattggATCAAGGGTCAGGgtcagatttaaaaaaagcagTTTTGCTTGTAATGGGCCATATTGTGAGAAGTTTCCTCAGTCTGAAGTCTTAGCTACTGGGGCCTCAATCTGTTATCTGAGGAGctgagatttttatatttttaaatatttttgtttattttttttttaataaaaatatttaaaattgtatttagtacgacaaatatagaaataaaagtaaataacggTAATAATTAAATGTCTAACATACACACAAAGTATGTTTTTCATTGTTTTCTATGTTTATTTGATAACAGATTTTTGGACactaatatagttttttttctttcaactacatcagcaaacaagcggacggctcacctgatggtaagcaattaccgtagctaatagacgtcagcaacaccagaagcatcacaagcgcactgccgactcaatcccccaagagctctggttcaccttactcaccaacagaaacacaatactgctcaAAAACAGTATTagttagctgtggtcttctataaggtcgaggactatcccagtcgggctggtccatattttgagcaggaatttcctgctgtaccctacctcactTGAATCAAATACTTCAACAAAGTTTCTTGGATATCATAAGGTCGACTAGAAGATAACGCTGTATAGATTTAGGTCTGCCTGTTGTACATATTCACTATTCAATCATAGTCAATTTCTATATTGATTTCTCTGAATTTACTGcttagagatagaattttgacgtaaatttcatacaaaatgtgaatgtataaataattaataataaccaCATTCAATCAGTTGCAATAGATGGCCTTACAACTAACACAGCAATCtttcaggcaacctttgggcagatgACTGGCATAGAAAGTAAAGgaaggtataataataataataaatacgctttattgtacactacaaagaaacgttacaaaaagggatacatacgaagaaagatgtacaaaggcagtcttatTACTAAGACCGATTTCTTCCAGACCACCTcagggtataggacagggcatataaaatgagaagcagtagggaagtgtacaaatagttgataaagaattggcatggaGTTTACAAGAATAGAAGGTATAACTGTCTATACGTACTATTTCCTGCATcatttgacaaaaataaatcccatattttcttttctatatttgaACATAGAGTATTGGGATCTCCACCCCCGGATTGCACTTTTGATCTTACAGTTGATTTTTTGTCCGCCCAGTACTGTAAAGATATAAttgattcaattaatttaaaatatttttctatgtatattatattaacatttactACCTACCTgatttagatttaaattaaattttcaaatactttctcaaataataaatttaaattaaattattaaaattattttggattcttgcaggcctagcatgcgcgccacgacaaaattttgtgtaccccttttctcgtattatctctctatgtctacagtagctaacatgcgtgcacgcgatactcttctcgttacgtcaagaagagataatcattaaattttagtgatctgtgatatttatctctacggaaggtaacatgacatcgtaattttgtcgaatttagtcgttttaggaagagaaacttctcgtcttcaatattatcgacgagaaagacgataaataaaaaataaataaaaccgggtgcctattttttgtataccatggcgtttccctattataattatataatttcggtatacgaagagcgggaaatgcgaaaagtcgagtgaagtgtgccatataatgacacaaaaaacgtatttgcgccctgttgcttcttattctaaataataataataataatactttatttcagaccaaagtataagtccatattgggttagtacaacaagacaagacaacattcagaataaaaaacaaaacaaaattatattaaaa includes:
- the LOC123655798 gene encoding uncharacterized protein LOC123655798, whose protein sequence is MTDRAIASRPSLEQVIAIVDFMEKHPALALGQLRGLEGRDESKKLWCKLTRIVNNITGPTRPMKSWVKYWADKKSTVRSKVQSGGGDPNTLCSNIEKKIWDLFLSNDAGNSTRNSVKLESHYTEEAFFDDNMDQNHESEPVLNFEESTNIEERQMRVMEKLVKSMGEQAMAMMQLAHASNAHTQAMERLAEASQIQARAMERLANAFETISSTTHDIGNAIVDIDSTMKRFYTTSPT